ATCGACGACGAGCGGCTCCGGCTGCTCTTCACCTGCTGCCATCCGGCGTTGGCGATGGAGGCGCGGGTCGCCCTGACGCTGCGCATGGTCGGCGGGCTGACCGTGCCGGAGATCGCGAGCGCGTTCCTGGCGCGGGAATCCGCCATGGGCAAGCGGATCACGCGCGCGAAGAACAAGATCAAGGCGGCTCGCATCCCGTACCGGGTGCCGTCGGCGGAGGATCTCCCGCGACGGGTTTCCGGTGTGCTCGCAGTGCTCTTCCTCGTCTTCAACGAGGGCTACCTGGCGACCGGTCCCGGCACCGATCCCGTGCGCCAGGAGCTGACGGCCGAGGCGATCCGGCTGACGCGGCTGGTCCGCGGCCTGCTGCCCGACGACGGCGAGGTGGCCGGGCTGCTGGCGCTGATGCTGCTCACCGAAGCCCGCCGCGCCGCCCGTGTTTCGGACAGCGGTGAGCTGATCACGCTCCACGAGCAGGATCGCGGTGCCTGGGACGCGGATTTGATCGCCGAGGGGCATCGGCTGGTGCGCGAGCGCCTGGCCGCGGGAGCGGCTCCGGGGCGCTACCAGATCCTCGCCGCGATCAACGCCGTGCACACCTCCGCCCGCGACGCCCGCGATACCGACTGGTCGCAGGTCGTCGCGCTCTACGACCAGCTCGTGCGCCTCGACCCGTCGCCGATCGTCGCGCTCAACCGGGCCATCGCGGTCGCCGAGATCGACGGCCCGGAAGTGGCGTTGGCGGCTGTCGACCGACTCGCGCTGAGCGGTTATCACGCCTTCCACGCGACTCGCGCTGATCTGCTGCGAAGGCTGGGCCGCGTGCCGGAATCGCGCTCGGCGTACGGCAGGGCCATCGAGCTGGCGGGCAACACCGCCGAGATCGCCTACCTGACACGCCGCCGCGACCAGCTGGAGTAGCGCGGCGTGCCAGGAGGCGTTCGGTCAGGCGTCCACCCGGTGCACCGAGCGGATCCCGCGTGAATCAGGCCGAGGCGTCCGCGAGCACCTGGCGCTCGTCGTCGGTCAGCAGCAGGTCGTGCAGCGCGAGCAGCGCAGGCAGCTGCTCGACCGTGCGGGCGGAGGCGATCGGCGCGACCACCGTGGGCTGCTGCGCGAGCCAGGCCAGCGCGACGGTCGCCATCTCCGCACCGCGGGCCGTCGCGACCTCCTCCAGCGCGGCGAGGACCTTCACACCGCGTTCGGTGTCCGCGTAGCCGCCCGCCAGGCCGGGCATGTCGCGCACGCTGTCGACGGTCTTGCCCGGGCGGTACTTGCCGGTCAGGAAGCCGGAGGCGAGCGCGAAGTACGGGACGCAGGCCAGGCCTTCGCGCTGCACGATCTCCTGCGGCTCGCCCTCGTAGGTGTCGCGCGAGACGAGGTTGTACTGCGGCTGGAGCGCGACGTAGCGGGCCAGGCCCTCGCGGTCGGAGAAGGCCAGCGAGGCGGCGAGCCGCTCGGGGCTGATGTTGGAGGCGGCGATCGCGCGGACCTTGCCCGCCTTCACCAGGCCGTCCAGCGCGGTGATGATGTCCTCGACCGGGACGGACTCGTCGTCGAAGTGCGTGTAGTAGACGTCGATGCGGTCGGTGCCCAGCCGGCGCAGCGAATCATCGGCGGCGGCCGCGATGTTCGCCGGTGCGAGGCCCTTGCGCGCCGGGCTGTCGCCGACCTTGGTGGCGACGACCACGTCGTCGCGGTTGCCGCGCGCGGCCAGCCACTTGCCGATGATGGTCTCGGACTGGCCCGCTTCGTTGCCGGGGAAGTGGTACATGTAGGAGTCGGCGGTGTCGACGAAGTTGCCGCCCGCTTCGCGGTAGGCGTCGAGCACCGCGAACGATGCGGCTTCGTCGGCGGTCCAGCCGAACACGTTCCCGCCCAAGCACAACGGGGAGACGGACAGGCCGGACGAGCCCAGTGGGCGAAGTGCGGTCATGGTTGATTGAACCACGGCCCGCGCATCCGCCGAGGCGGAAGGCTCGTGCCGGCAAGTCCGTTCGGCGGCAGCCGGTCGGTCCAAATAGGACACGTGCTCGACTGGACACCGCAGCCGGTTTTTCAGGCCCGCATGTGCTCCTGCGCCCAGGCCTCGAAGCTGGTGAGCGGGATGCCGAGGTCCCTGGCGAACTCGGGGCGTGCCGGCTGCTCCGCCGTGTTGAGCCACTCGTGCCCGGCACCCATGGGCGGCATTCCGGCGGCGACGGCCTGCTCCTCGGTCATGTCGGGCGCGGACAGCCGGGTTCCGAGCACGCGGGAGAGGACCTCGGCGATCTCCCGCATCGACAGCAGGTCGCTCGCCAGCTCCAGTTCGGCCCGGTCGAACCGCTCCGGTTCGGCGATGGCCGCCGCGGCCGCCGCACCGATGTCGTCCACCGCGACCAGGGAGAGCCGCGTTCCGGGTTTCACGACGCTGACCAGGCCGCCCTCGATCCCGCGCGGGAACAGGAAAGCGGTGGCGGGCAGGAAGTTCTCCATGAAGAAGCTCGGCTTGAGCAGGGTCCAGCGCGGAAACCCGGCCGCGCGGAGGCGTTCCTG
This portion of the Saccharopolyspora antimicrobica genome encodes:
- a CDS encoding RNA polymerase sigma factor, whose product is MSPVEEALSRAHRAEWARLVAVLTRRFGDLDIAEEAAAEAFATAVERWAADGVPPNPGAWLTTTAVRKAIDRLRRESKREDKHREALSMHDEQEPVGAIDDERLRLLFTCCHPALAMEARVALTLRMVGGLTVPEIASAFLARESAMGKRITRAKNKIKAARIPYRVPSAEDLPRRVSGVLAVLFLVFNEGYLATGPGTDPVRQELTAEAIRLTRLVRGLLPDDGEVAGLLALMLLTEARRAARVSDSGELITLHEQDRGAWDADLIAEGHRLVRERLAAGAAPGRYQILAAINAVHTSARDARDTDWSQVVALYDQLVRLDPSPIVALNRAIAVAEIDGPEVALAAVDRLALSGYHAFHATRADLLRRLGRVPESRSAYGRAIELAGNTAEIAYLTRRRDQLE
- a CDS encoding aldo/keto reductase: MTALRPLGSSGLSVSPLCLGGNVFGWTADEAASFAVLDAYREAGGNFVDTADSYMYHFPGNEAGQSETIIGKWLAARGNRDDVVVATKVGDSPARKGLAPANIAAAADDSLRRLGTDRIDVYYTHFDDESVPVEDIITALDGLVKAGKVRAIAASNISPERLAASLAFSDREGLARYVALQPQYNLVSRDTYEGEPQEIVQREGLACVPYFALASGFLTGKYRPGKTVDSVRDMPGLAGGYADTERGVKVLAALEEVATARGAEMATVALAWLAQQPTVVAPIASARTVEQLPALLALHDLLLTDDERQVLADASA
- a CDS encoding NmrA family NAD(P)-binding protein; amino-acid sequence: MPAPVLVTGATGRQGGAAARALLAAGVPVRALVRNPSADKAKAVEALGAELVPGDLHDRDSVRRAADGVRAVFSVQMPAFTADGPDFDGELVQGVNLIEAALAAGVPQFVHTSVSGAGQHTGTPGWADGRWAMLEHAMSTKTALQERLRAAGFPRWTLLKPSFFMENFLPATAFLFPRGIEGGLVSVVKPGTRLSLVAVDDIGAAAAAAIAEPERFDRAELELASDLLSMREIAEVLSRVLGTRLSAPDMTEEQAVAAGMPPMGAGHEWLNTAEQPARPEFARDLGIPLTSFEAWAQEHMRA